One Salmo trutta chromosome 26, fSalTru1.1, whole genome shotgun sequence DNA window includes the following coding sequences:
- the LOC115163153 gene encoding F-box only protein 46 — translation MDRDTFSHIRLWCPRPFGTYSQNKPRGTGGSGVAPFLCKADTAGRTSLEVGGSVDGQEEEEKEEEDAGSENSPPDADPASALQALSTPSGATQMEDGRVLLDTWYVIKPGNTKEKIAFFVAHQFSGVGLPRPSAIKVKGNWATDCTKAKRRRRCSSYDPPARAQTNIIPATPPPEASTPEDIPGVCETDLLSVAEMVALVEQRTAMALQGMVTQGQTATEHPEHTLLQGTVSDPSPMVFLSESPDPPHPPHGVLEEEEEEEEEEEQQQESRRVAKAIAHFESQHQLLENTLRPVSGLDSPRERERSGDSGPTHGRGEVRIAFRVSSLDPGSQSEPAGRPRCMFMSCGGGGGQAGARANEKITCDLYQLVSPSSRDPSLLLSGSPKADPHGEGHTDRPASSSPDPSQELGSGEKKPVARERVTGFHVEVVVTGAVDQCVFYGKDSTENVQEETVCFAMPSGADSSEDPPPGQLFFLQPQRGFDEDSGTGSSNGMCSLDCTNNNNPAGDAADRPDSPLAGVEDCSDPSLCRLYRHVSHDFLEIRFQIQRLLEPRQYMLLLPDHIMVNIFSYLPTRSLAALKCTCYDFKVLIEMYGVPATDSRWNQDPLYRDDPCKQCKRQYERGDVSLCRWHPKPYHHDLPYGRSYWMCCRRTDKDTPGCRVGLHDNNWVLQPCELVQTRAKREDGR, via the coding sequence ATGGACCGAGACACCTTCTCCCACATCCGACTATGGTGCCCACGCCCCTTTGGCACCTACTCCCAGAACAAGCCCCGCGGTACGGGGGGCAGTGGGGTAGCCCCGTTCCTCTGCAAGGCTGACACTGCGGGGCGCACGTCGCTGGAGGTCGGGGGAAGCGTGGAtggccaggaggaggaggagaaggaagaggaggatgccgGCTCTGAGAACAGTCCCCCAGACGCCGACCCGGCCTCGGCACTGCAGGCTCTCTCCACCCCTTCCGGCGCCACTCAGATGGAGGATGGGAGGGTGCTGCTGGACACCTGGTATGTCATCAAGCCGGGCAACACCAAGGAGAAGATTGCCTTCTTCGTGGCCCACCAGTTCAGTGGGGTGGGCCTGCCTCGACCCAGCGCCATAAAGGTGAAAGGGAACTGGGCCACGGACTGCACTAAGGCCAAGCGCAGGCGGCGCTGCTCCTCCTATGACCCCCCCGCCCGGGCCCAGACCAACATTATCCCCGCCACCCCGCCCCCAGAAGCCTCCACCCCAGAGGACATCCCGGGAGTGTGCGAGACTGACCTGCTGTCCGTTGCTGAGATGGTGGCCCTGGTAGAGCAGCGTACAGCCATGGCCCTGCAGGGCATGGTGACCCAGGGACAGACCGCCACAGAACACCCCGAACACACGCTTCTGCAGGGCACAGTCTCCGACCCCAGCCCCATGGTGTTCCTGTCAGAGAGCCCTGACCCCCCGCACCCCCCACACGGtgtcctggaggaggaggaggaggaggaggaggaggaggagcagcagcaggAGTCGCGGCGTGTGGCTAAGGCCATAGCCCACTTTGAGTCCCAACATCAGCTCCTGGAGAACACACTGAGGCCCGTGTCGGGCCTGGACTCCCCCAGGGAGAGGGAGCGGAGCGGGGACTCTGGGCCCACCCACGGCCGAGGTGAAGTGAGGATTGCCTTCCGGGTGTCCAGCCTAgatcctggctcgcagtcagagCCCGCAGGCCGGCCCCGCTGCATGTTCATGAgctgtgggggaggagggggccaGGCGGGGGCCCGGGCCAACGAGAAGATCACCTGTGATCTCTACCAGCTGGTCAGCCCCTCGTCACGTGACCCCAGCCTCCTGCTGTCCGGCTCTCCAAAAGCTGACCCCCATGGGGAGGGCCATACGGACCGGCCAGCCTCCAGCAGCCCGGACCCCAGCCAGGAGCTCGGCTCTGGGGAGAAGAAGCCTGTGGCCCGGGAGAGGGTGACTGGCTTCCACGTTGAGGTGGTGGTCACGGGTGCTGTAGACCAGTGTGTGTTTTATGGCAAGGACAGCACAGAGAATGTGCAAGAGGAGACGGTGTGTTTCGCCATGCCCAGTGGGGCCGACAGCTCAGAGGACCCCCCTCCAGGCCAGCTGTTCTTCCTGCAGCCCCAGAGAGGGTTTGACGAGGACAGTGGCACCGGCAGCAGCAATGGAATGTGCTCTTTGGACTGCACCAATAACAACAATCCTGCTGGGGATGCTGCTGACCGGCCGGACTCCCCCCTGGCCGGCGTGGAGGACTGCTCAGACCCCTCCCTGTGCCGTCTCTACCGCCACGTCTCTCACGACTTCCTGGAGATCCGCTTCCAGATCCAGCGGCTGCTGGAGCCTCGTCAGTACATGCTGCTACTGCCCGACCACATCATGGTCAACATCTTCAGCTACCTGCCCACCCGCTCGCTGGCCGCCCTCAAGTGCACCTGCTACGACTTCAAGGTTCTGATTGAGATGTACGGTGTGCCCGCCACCGACTCGCGCTGGAACCAGGACCCGCTGTACCGCGACGACCCCTGCAAGCAGTGCAAGCGGCAGTACGAACGGGGCGACGTGTCTCTCTGCCGCTGGCACCCCAAACCTTACCACCACGACCTGCCTTATGGACGCTCCTATTGGATGTGCTGCCGGCGCACAGACAAGGACACACCGGGCTGCCGCGTGGGGCTGCACGACAACAACTGGGTACTGCAGCCCTGCGAGCTGGTGCAGACCCGCGCTAAGAGGGAGGACGGGAGGTAA